A single genomic interval of Croceibacter atlanticus HTCC2559 harbors:
- a CDS encoding M42 family metallopeptidase: protein MTDKSILNKKSLKFLEEYLNNASPTGYEWTGQKLWMDYLTPYVDEFITDTYGTAVGVINPKAKYKVVIEGHADEISWYVNYITDDGLIYVTRNGGSDHQIATSKRVNIHTKSGIVKGVFGWPAIHTRDKSNEKAPKPDNICIDVGCTTKEEVLELDIHIGCVITYPDDFMILNKNKFVCRALDNRMGGFMIAEVARLLKENKKTLPFGLYITNSVQEEIGLRGAQMISDRIKPNAAIVTDVTHDTYTPMIEKKVQGDAKIGDGPVIAYAPAVQQKLRDLIINTAEDKKIPFQRAALSRATGTDTDAFAYSNGGVASALISLPLRYMHTTVEMVHQDDVENVIKLIYETLLTMKDGETFSYFD, encoded by the coding sequence ATGACAGATAAAAGTATATTGAACAAAAAGTCTTTAAAGTTTTTAGAAGAATATTTAAATAATGCTTCACCTACCGGCTATGAATGGACAGGTCAAAAATTATGGATGGACTATTTAACACCTTATGTAGATGAGTTTATTACGGACACCTATGGGACAGCAGTAGGTGTTATTAATCCTAAAGCAAAATATAAAGTTGTAATTGAAGGACACGCAGACGAAATTTCTTGGTACGTAAATTACATTACTGATGATGGTCTTATATATGTAACAAGAAATGGTGGTAGTGATCATCAAATCGCAACCTCTAAACGTGTTAATATTCATACTAAAAGTGGAATAGTTAAAGGTGTCTTTGGATGGCCGGCAATACACACACGAGATAAGAGTAATGAAAAAGCACCTAAACCAGATAATATATGTATTGATGTTGGTTGCACTACCAAGGAAGAGGTTTTAGAGTTAGATATACACATAGGCTGTGTTATTACCTATCCTGACGATTTTATGATCTTGAACAAAAACAAATTTGTTTGCAGAGCATTAGATAACAGAATGGGTGGGTTTATGATTGCTGAAGTTGCTAGACTCTTAAAAGAGAATAAAAAAACTTTACCATTTGGTTTATATATTACAAATTCTGTACAAGAAGAAATTGGTTTGCGTGGTGCACAAATGATATCAGATCGTATTAAACCAAATGCAGCCATTGTTACAGATGTAACTCATGATACTTATACTCCAATGATTGAGAAAAAAGTACAAGGTGATGCAAAAATTGGGGATGGACCAGTAATTGCATATGCTCCAGCTGTACAACAAAAATTAAGAGACCTTATAATTAATACTGCAGAAGATAAGAAAATTCCATTTCAAAGAGCTGCATTATCTAGAGCTACAGGTACAGATACAGATGCTTTTGCATATAGTAATGGTGGTGTTGCATCTGCATTAATATCATTACCATTAAGATATATGCATACAACTGTGGAAATGGTTCATCAAGATGATGTAGAAAATGTGATAAAACTAATTTATGAAACGTTACTTACTATGAAAGATGGAGAAACGTTTAGCTATTTTGATTAA
- a CDS encoding DUF4294 domain-containing protein — protein sequence MSFSYSQVESKPQDSTEREYDYMIIEGDTIPREFIDLEEVIILNKIKFTSDLERRRYLILRRKTRKVWPYAKLASERLSELNARLASIKSKSERRKYTKIVQKYIEEQFAAELKKLTRTEGQILVKLIHRQTGVTTFQLIKNLRSGWRAFWYDTTAGLFDIELKSEYNPVNNREDFLIEDILQRSFQRNILDNQPSVLNIDYFEASSKWL from the coding sequence ATGTCATTTTCATATTCTCAAGTAGAAAGTAAACCACAAGATTCTACAGAAAGAGAATATGACTACATGATTATTGAAGGTGATACTATCCCAAGAGAATTTATAGATCTTGAAGAAGTAATTATACTTAATAAAATTAAGTTCACTTCAGACCTAGAAAGAAGGCGATACTTAATATTAAGAAGAAAGACAAGAAAGGTTTGGCCATATGCAAAACTTGCATCCGAAAGGCTTTCTGAATTAAATGCAAGATTGGCATCTATTAAATCTAAATCAGAAAGAAGAAAGTATACAAAAATAGTTCAAAAGTATATCGAGGAGCAGTTTGCTGCAGAGTTAAAAAAACTTACTAGGACAGAAGGTCAAATTTTAGTTAAGTTAATTCATAGACAAACTGGGGTAACAACATTTCAATTAATCAAAAATTTGAGAAGTGGGTGGAGAGCTTTTTGGTATGATACTACTGCAGGTTTATTTGATATCGAATTAAAAAGTGAATATAATCCAGTAAATAATAGAGAAGATTTTTTAATTGAAGACATTCTACAGAGATCATTTCAGCGTAATATATTAGATAACCAACCAAGTGTTTTAAATATAGACTATTTTGAAGCCTCTTCAAAGTGGCTTTAA